From a single Bryobacter aggregatus MPL3 genomic region:
- a CDS encoding citrate synthase translates to MGNESLTITDNRTGKSYELPLKHGNIRAMDLRQIKTTEKDFGVMSYDPAFLNTAACESRITFIDGDLGILRYRGYPIEQLAAKCSYLETAYLLLYGELPDEKKLSDFTARVARHTFIHENMKKFMEGFRYDAHPMSMLVSSIAALSSFYPDAREVHNPEVRELMAIRLIAKIPTIAAYAFRHTNGLPFVYPDNELSYTANFMNMLWKMAEPKFLANPVLAHALDILFILHADHEQNCSTSTMRVVGSSQADPFLSMAAAASALSGPLHGGANEEVLRMIDEIGSIEHIPAFIESVKKGERKLMGFGHRVYKNYDPRAQVIKETADSVFAVTGRNPKVDIAREIEKIALSDEYFVKRRLYPNVDFYSGIIYEAMGFRPEMFTVLFAIPRTSGWLAHWEEQSKDADTKISRPRQVYLGSGERNVK, encoded by the coding sequence ATGGGGAACGAAAGCCTAACAATTACCGACAACAGAACCGGCAAGTCTTACGAGCTGCCGTTGAAGCATGGCAACATTCGCGCCATGGATCTCCGGCAGATCAAAACGACTGAGAAAGATTTCGGGGTGATGTCCTATGACCCCGCCTTCTTGAATACCGCAGCTTGTGAGAGCCGGATCACCTTTATTGACGGCGATCTCGGCATCCTGCGCTACCGCGGTTACCCAATTGAGCAGCTGGCCGCCAAGTGCAGCTACCTCGAAACGGCCTATCTTCTTCTCTATGGCGAACTGCCGGATGAGAAGAAACTCAGCGACTTCACGGCGCGCGTTGCCCGCCACACTTTCATCCACGAAAACATGAAGAAGTTCATGGAGGGCTTCCGCTACGACGCCCATCCGATGAGCATGCTCGTTAGCTCCATTGCCGCGCTGTCCAGCTTCTATCCCGATGCCCGCGAAGTCCACAATCCCGAAGTCCGCGAACTGATGGCCATCCGCCTCATCGCCAAGATTCCGACCATTGCCGCTTACGCCTTCCGCCATACCAACGGCCTGCCCTTTGTCTATCCCGACAACGAGCTCAGCTACACGGCCAACTTCATGAACATGCTCTGGAAGATGGCCGAGCCGAAGTTCCTCGCCAATCCCGTCCTGGCCCACGCGCTCGACATCCTGTTCATCCTCCACGCCGACCATGAACAGAACTGCTCCACCTCCACCATGCGCGTCGTCGGATCCTCACAAGCCGATCCCTTCCTCAGCATGGCCGCCGCAGCATCCGCACTCAGTGGTCCGCTGCACGGTGGAGCCAATGAGGAAGTACTGCGCATGATCGATGAGATCGGCAGCATTGAACACATTCCCGCCTTCATCGAAAGCGTCAAGAAGGGCGAGCGCAAGCTCATGGGCTTTGGCCACCGCGTCTACAAGAATTACGATCCGCGCGCTCAGGTCATCAAAGAAACCGCCGACAGCGTCTTTGCCGTTACCGGCCGCAACCCCAAGGTCGACATCGCCCGTGAGATCGAGAAGATCGCGCTCAGCGACGAATACTTCGTCAAGCGCCGCCTCTACCCGAACGTCGACTTCTACTCCGGCATCATCTACGAAGCCATGGGCTTCCGTCCCGAGATGTTCACGGTCCTCTTTGCCATTCCCCGTACCTCCGGTTGGCTCGCTCACTGGGAAGAGCAATCGAAGGATGCCGATACGAAGATCAGCCGTCCGCGCCAGGTCTATCTCGGCTCCGGCGAACGCAACGTCAAATAG
- a CDS encoding DUF4159 domain-containing protein — MAKKKYLRALCIVIMLAGVALAFQRGRNRPSFLDGDDDPEPYPTDAAEKTEWTFARLRYNSYRQQAGYWGVRGSWSTDAPKAERHLAQGIRRLSRVHARSVEEVVDLDTDKIFDYPWLYAVEVGHWDLSDTQAAKLREYLNRGGFLMVDDFHGTIEWEIFMRSMSRVFPDRPVVDINNKDAIFHILFDLDDRIQIPGIVMFYTGQTYEQDGVKDKWGGIYDDKGRIVVAICHNMDLGDAWEHADMPQYPERYTSMAYRIGLNYIIYSMTH; from the coding sequence ATGGCGAAGAAAAAATACCTCCGCGCGCTGTGCATCGTGATCATGCTGGCCGGGGTTGCGCTCGCCTTCCAGCGGGGCCGGAATCGACCGTCGTTCCTGGACGGGGATGACGATCCGGAACCTTATCCCACCGATGCTGCCGAGAAGACCGAATGGACTTTTGCGCGCCTTCGTTATAACTCCTATCGACAACAAGCGGGCTATTGGGGCGTGCGTGGGAGCTGGTCTACGGATGCGCCGAAAGCAGAGCGTCATTTAGCGCAGGGCATTCGCCGGCTTTCGCGTGTGCATGCGCGTAGTGTCGAAGAAGTGGTGGATCTCGATACCGATAAGATTTTCGACTACCCGTGGCTCTACGCGGTGGAAGTGGGGCATTGGGATCTGAGCGATACGCAGGCAGCCAAGTTGCGCGAGTATCTAAATCGCGGTGGCTTTCTGATGGTGGATGACTTCCACGGCACCATTGAATGGGAAATTTTCATGCGCTCGATGAGCCGCGTGTTTCCCGATCGACCCGTTGTGGATATCAACAATAAAGACGCGATCTTCCATATTCTTTTCGACCTCGACGATCGCATCCAAATTCCGGGAATTGTGATGTTCTACACTGGGCAAACCTATGAGCAGGACGGCGTCAAGGATAAATGGGGCGGCATCTACGACGATAAGGGACGCATTGTTGTCGCCATTTGCCACAACATGGACCTGGGCGATGCCTGGGAGCATGCGGATATGCCGCAATATCCGGAGCGGTACACGTCGATGGCCTATCGCATTGGCTTGAATTACATCATTTACAGCATGACGCACTGA
- a CDS encoding amidohydrolase/deacetylase family metallohydrolase yields MRFLLLLSVLTVSLVQACSFDLVIKNGHVIDPANNRDGRMDVAIAGGKIARVEAKIATEADCKVVDASGLYVTPGLIDIHAHVYANTGLIAQYAGEFSLMPDAIAPRSGVTTIVDAGTSGWRNFEDFKKRVIDRSRTRVLAFVNVAGLGMSGNQNEQNSADMKGDEVAAIAKRYPEIIVGVKTAHYGAPDWIAVDQALVGGVGANIPVMVDFGSRKPERTIEELLLKKLRPGDIYTHVFSGLRNEQLPNGKLNPVLWEARKRGVLFDLGHGNGSFFWTVAKAAFAEKFYPDTLSTDLHIRSWSEGMKDLNNVMSKFLIHGLPLQQVVRMTTSSAAKAIKRPELGTLSVGSDADVAVLRLTKGKFGYLDNRAQRVNGNLRLTTELTLRGGKTIYDLNGMAAPEWKPGTLPGARMP; encoded by the coding sequence ATGCGATTCTTATTGCTTCTCTCTGTTCTGACCGTTTCTCTTGTTCAGGCGTGCTCCTTCGATCTTGTGATCAAGAACGGGCATGTGATCGATCCCGCAAACAATCGCGATGGGCGCATGGATGTCGCCATCGCCGGAGGTAAGATCGCCCGCGTCGAGGCGAAGATTGCGACTGAAGCCGATTGCAAGGTGGTGGATGCCAGTGGCCTTTACGTGACGCCAGGGTTGATTGATATCCACGCGCATGTCTATGCGAATACCGGTTTGATTGCGCAGTATGCGGGTGAATTTTCGCTGATGCCAGATGCAATTGCGCCGCGCAGCGGAGTGACGACGATTGTCGATGCCGGCACCTCCGGCTGGCGGAACTTTGAGGATTTCAAGAAGCGGGTGATTGATCGGTCGCGAACCCGGGTGCTCGCATTTGTGAATGTCGCGGGGTTAGGGATGAGCGGCAATCAGAATGAGCAGAATAGCGCGGACATGAAGGGCGATGAAGTGGCGGCGATTGCGAAAAGATATCCGGAGATCATCGTCGGGGTGAAGACGGCTCACTATGGCGCACCGGACTGGATTGCCGTGGATCAGGCGCTGGTGGGGGGCGTGGGGGCGAATATTCCGGTGATGGTTGATTTTGGGTCGCGCAAGCCGGAGCGCACGATTGAAGAGTTGCTGCTGAAGAAGCTCCGTCCGGGGGACATTTATACCCATGTGTTCTCAGGACTGCGGAACGAACAACTGCCAAACGGGAAGCTGAATCCGGTGCTGTGGGAGGCACGCAAGCGCGGTGTGTTGTTTGATCTGGGACATGGCAACGGAAGTTTCTTCTGGACTGTGGCGAAGGCTGCCTTTGCGGAGAAGTTCTATCCCGATACCTTGTCGACGGATCTGCACATCCGGAGTTGGAGCGAAGGCATGAAGGACCTCAACAATGTGATGTCGAAGTTTCTGATTCATGGACTGCCGTTGCAGCAGGTGGTCCGGATGACGACCTCGTCGGCAGCCAAGGCGATCAAGCGGCCGGAGCTTGGAACGCTCAGCGTTGGCTCTGATGCCGATGTGGCGGTGCTGCGTTTGACGAAGGGGAAGTTCGGTTATCTGGATAACCGTGCGCAACGGGTGAATGGCAATTTACGGTTGACGACGGAGCTGACGCTGCGGGGTGGGAAAACGATCTATGACTTGAATGGAATGGCGGCGCCCGAGTGGAAGCCTGGGACGTTGCCGGGCGCGCGGATGCCGTAG